CTCAAGGAAGCCGGGATCTCCTCGGAAACCCGACGCGACTTCCTGATCTCCGGCGGGGAAAAGGAAGGGCACTCGGTCCGGGTAACCGGGGAGTTCGTGACGTCGAAGGAATGGCTGGAAAACAGGAAGGTGCGCGAGGTGGTGTTCTTCGGCGGGAGGGTTCACTCCGCGACGCGGACGCTGATGCGCGCCCTCGGGGTGGAAATCATTGAGTGGTGACGCCGAGACTCAGCGGTCTTCCCTGTTCGGGCTGTGGAACTTCCGGCCCCGACTGTCGGTCGTCCTGATCTTCCTGACCCTGACCGTCGCCGTCGTCGGCTACCGCATGTTGCGCGACTCGGGGACCCGGAGGGTGGAAGGGATGGCGCGGGAAGCTCAGCGCATGTTCGCCGCGTCCCAGAAGGCAGGGACGAAGGGCGTCCCGCTGGATCCCGGCGTCGTCGAGGAGGGGATCCGGGGATGGGTAGGAGTGCGGGTGGTGCTTCCCAGAGACGAGCGGCTCTTTTCCTACAGGAGCGCGACCCGCGAGAAGATCGGGAAGCAGGCCGCGGCGGCGGTGCACCTCGCCTTCGGGGAGGAATCGTATCTCCTCCTGATCGTGCGGCCGGACACGCTCCGCGGAGGAAAGGACTCGCCGCTGTTTTCCGAGTCCTCCTTCCTCTCGTGGGAGAAGGAAGGAATCTCGTTCGTCTACTGGGAAAAGGAAGGGTTGCTCTACTTCCTGGTTTCCAACGCCGATCTGACTCACACGTTCGACCTGGTTCGACAATACTTCACCTGACCGGTGCTCATTACGGCGGGACATCACAGGAGGGAAGATGATGAACGTAGCGAAGCGCATGATGAGGAACCCCGTTTTCGTGGATGAGAACGACTCGATGAAGAAGGCGATGGACCTCCTGAAAGAGCGCGAGATCCGGCACCTCCCGGTGCTCAAAGATGGAGAAAAGCTGGTCGGGATCGTTAGCGAGCGCGACATCAAGCAGGCCTCCCCATCTCCGGCGACCGCCCTCGAGATCCGGGAGATCTACTACCTGCTCGACAAGGTGAAGGTCAAGCAGATCATGACGCGACGGCCCTACACCATCTCGTCGTCCGCCCCCATCGAGGAGGCGGCCCTCATCATGCGGGAGAAGAAGATCGGCTGCTTGCCGGTAATCGAGGAAGGGAAACTCGTGGGGATCATCACGGAGACCGACATCCTGGACGCCTTCATCGAGTCGATGGGGGTGAGCGGGCCCGGCTACCGGATGGAGCTCTCCCTTCCGAACCGGCCCGGGATGCTCTTCGAGGTCCTGAAGCTGATGAAGGATTTCGACGTCAATATCGTGTCCGTGGCCACGGCGACGAACGACGACCCGGACAGGAAAATCCTCGTCCTCCGCGTCGAGACGAAGAATTACAAGCTTTTGAAGGCCGCGCTCAAAAAGGGCGGCTACGAAATGCTGTCCGCGGATTGATTTTCATCAAGGAACGACGGACCGGGGAATGACATCGTATAATAATGGGAGATCAAAAAGGGAGGTACCTCCATGAGATTGGAAGTTGAAAGGGTACTGGACAAGATTCGCCCCGCCCTCCAGGCGGACGGGGGAGACGTGGAACTTGTCGACGTCGAGGGGGGTGTGGTGAAGGTGCGCCTCACCGGCGCATGTGGTGGGTGCCCGATGGCAACGATGACGCTGAAAGGCGGCATCGAGGTGGCGCTCAAGGAAGAGATTCCCTCGGTAAAGCGAGTGGAACAAGTGGTGTGAACCGACAGACATCCTAGGGAGGCAACATGGCGTACAAGATCACGGAGGAATGCATCGCCTGCGACGTGTGCGTACCGGAGTGCCCCGCCGAGTGCATTGCGGTGGGGGACCCCGTCTACATCATCGATGCGGAGAAGTGCACCGATTGCGCCGCCTGCGCGGGGGTGTGCCCCACCGCCGCGTGCGTTCCGGCGTAGAGGCACATTCCTCGTAACAGCGAGTGGTGACAATGGACGGGAGGCGAAAGCACACCTTTTCGCCTCCCGTCGTTTTTTCCCGCAACCCCTAACAGCCCCTCCCGAGCGGCTTCGTTGCCTCGCAGGGGGGCCGGCAGCGAAGTCGCTCGGCTTGCCGGGAACCGCAAGCCTGCGCTCAACCTTTGCCTGAAAGCCTCGCTCAGACCCCCCTGCTGCGGGAACGAAGCCGCAGAAGGG
Above is a genomic segment from Deltaproteobacteria bacterium RBG_16_64_85 containing:
- a CDS encoding 4Fe-4S ferredoxin, with protein sequence MAYKITEECIACDVCVPECPAECIAVGDPVYIIDAEKCTDCAACAGVCPTAACVPA